The following proteins come from a genomic window of Phacochoerus africanus isolate WHEZ1 chromosome 9, ROS_Pafr_v1, whole genome shotgun sequence:
- the TBCC gene encoding tubulin-specific chaperone C, with amino-acid sequence MEDGSFSAAAAAVRNGDLGSQWDRSLVPERLQRREQERQLEVERRKQKRQNEEVEEEKSDFFAAAFARERSAVEELLEGGESVEKLEEAAARLQGLQKLINDSVLFLAAYDLRQGQEVLARLQAALAKRRQELQPKKRFAFKTRRKDVALATKVDSAPGAPAADGILASSPPLKEEGGFDSSWVCGFSNLQSEVLEKRADELHQRDVLLTQLSNCTIKLYGNPNTLRLTKARGCTLLCGPVSTSVFLEDCSDCVLAVACQQLRVHTTKDTRVFLLVTTRAIVEDCTGIQFAPYTWSYPGIDKDFEGSGLDRSKNNWNDVDDFNWLARDVASPNWSILPEEERRIQWD; translated from the coding sequence ATGGAGGATGGTAGTTTCtctgcggctgctgctgctgtgcgGAACGGGGACTTGGGGTCCCAGTGGGACCGGAGCTTGGTGCCCGAGCGGCTTCAGAGGCGAGAACAAGAGCGGCAACTGGAGGTGGAAAGGCGGAAGCAAAAGCGGCAGAacgaggaggtggaggaggaaaagAGCGACTTTTTCGCCGCCGCCTTCGCTCGGGAGCGATCGGCCGTGGAAGAGCTTCTGGAAGGCGGGGAGTCCGTCGAGAAGCTGGAGGAGGCGGCCGCTCGGCTACAGGGGCTGCAGAAACTTATCAACGATTCGGTTTTGTTCCTGGCCGCCTACGATCTGCGGCAGGGACAAGAGGTGCTGGCGCGGCTGCAGGCGGCCCTGGCCAAGCGGCGTCAGGAGCTGCAGCCTAAGAAGCGTTTCGCTTTCAAGACTCGCAGGAAGGATGTCGCTTTAGCCACCAAAGTAGACTCGGCTCCCGGCGCCCCGGCTGCTGACGGCATCCTGGCCTCCTCTCCGCCCTTGAAGGAGGAGGGAGGCTTCGACTCCAGCTGGGTCTGCGGCTTCTCCAACCTGCAGTCCGAAGTCTTGGAGAAGAGAGCCGACGAGCTGCACCAGCGCGACGTCCTTTTGACCCAACTGAGTAATTGCACGATCAAATTGTATGGCAATCCCAATACTCTGCGGCTAACCAAGGCCCGAGGCTGCACGCTGCTCTGCGGCCCCGTGTCCACCTCTGTGTTCCTGGAGGACTGCAGTGACTGCGTGCTGGCTGTGGCCTGCCAGCAGCTCCGCGTACACACCACAAAAGACACCCGCGTCTTCCTACTGGTGACCACCAGGGCCATCGTGGAGGACTGCACGGGGATCCAGTTCGCCCCCTACACCTGGAGCTACCCGGGGATCGACAAGGACTTTGAGGGCTCTGGTTTAGATAGGAGCAAAAATAACTGGAACGACGTTGACGATTTCAACTGGCTGGCCCGGGATGTGGCCTCCCCAAACTGGAGCATTCTTCCGGAAGAAGAGCGAAGGATCCAGTGGGACTAA